A genomic segment from Equus przewalskii isolate Varuska chromosome X, EquPr2, whole genome shotgun sequence encodes:
- the LOC103541994 gene encoding protein ARMCX6 — protein sequence MGRAREVGWMAAGLMIGAGACYCVYRLTIGRDDSEKLEEEEEEWDDDQELDEEEPEIWFDFATMARPWSEDGDWTEPGAPGGTEDRPTGGGKANRTHGIKQRPFPYEHKNTWSTQNFKNFSCVLNLSKYPFIQGKMLFAQPKEAGFSFSHDISSHLASLSIGGNTIPTADPAVKEKAFCALDNLNASVEKQGPIKMYINEVCRETVSHCCNSFLQQAGLNLLISMTVINNMLAKSVSDLKFPLISEGSGCAEVQVLKPLVGLSEKAVLAGELLGAQMLLSFTSLFIRNGNRQVLPDTLAS from the coding sequence ATGGGCCGGGCACGGGAGGTGGGTTGGATGGCGGCAGGACTGATGATTGGGGCTGGTGCCTGCTACTGCGTTTACAGACTAACCATAGGAAGAGATGACAGTGAGAagttggaggaggaagaagaggaatggGATGATGACCAGGAGCTGGATGAGGAGGAGCCCGAGATTTGGTTTGATTTCGCAACTATGGCTCGGCCCTGGAGTGAGGATGGGGATTGGACTGAACCTGGGGCCCCCGGTGGCACTGAGGACAGGCCCACAGGTGGGGGCAAGGCCAACAGAACACATGGAATAAAACAGCGCCCATTCCCCTATGAACATAAAAACACTTGGAGtactcaaaactttaaaaatttcagttgtGTTCTTAACCTCTCCAAGTATCCTTTCATTCAGGGAAAAATGTTGTTTGCTCAGCCCAAGGAAGCTGGTTTTTCATTTAGCCACGATATCAGTAGTCACTTGGCCAGCCTCTCCATTGGTGGAAACACGATCCCCACAGCGGACCCTGCTGTTAAGGAGAAGGCTTTCTGTGCCCTGGATAACTTGAATGCGAGTGTTGAAAAACAGGGCCCGATTAAGATGTACATCAATGAAGTGTGTCGGGAGACTGTGTCACATTGCTGCAACTCATTTCTGCAGCAGGCCGGATTAAATTTGTTAATAAGCATGACAGTTATTAATAACATGCTTGCCAAGTCCGTTTCAGACTTGAAGTTTCCTTTGATATCAGAGGGAAGTGGATGTGCTGAGGTTCAGGTTTTGAAACCGTTGGTGGGTTTGTCTGAAAAGGCAGTCTTGGCGGGGGAATTGCTGGGTGCCCAAATGCTGCTCTCGTTCACATCCCTCTTTATCAGGAACGGGAACAGACAGGTTCTTCCGGACACCCTGGCCTCTTAG